Proteins from a genomic interval of Kitasatospora herbaricolor:
- a CDS encoding pyridoxal phosphate-dependent decarboxylase family protein, with the protein MSAAPHRMHRPDSELVDLVFDYMRERLQYDPVPLDHPGDGDHLRARLAGVLNATGNNPADVLKLYDHELSRAVISADSPRYLSFIPCAPTKAALLFDMVVSCASLQGISWLEAAGAIAAENQVLRLIADRAGLPETAGGTFVSGGSAGNLSALVVARDTARRKLGVGREATLRIAVADQVHSSVKNTFNIIGVEAFVVPTVDRRFTGEALRAALAADPHPETVIAVVGTAGTTNEGIVDDLQGLSEVTRERGLWFHVDGAYGGAGLFAPSVRERYNGIEHADSFVVDPHKWLFAPFDCAALIYRNPQLARAVHTQDASYLDVLHTEGDEWNPTDYAYHLTRRARGLPLWFSLAVHGTDAYTDAIEEGLRLARESARVIRGTEHLELLHDPQLSAVCFRRKGWTHDDYYRWSQQLLADQIGFVTPTGWDGETVARFAFLHPGTTMEMVQEILDTMA; encoded by the coding sequence GTGTCCGCAGCCCCCCACCGCATGCACCGGCCCGACAGCGAGCTGGTCGACCTGGTATTCGACTACATGCGCGAGCGGCTGCAGTACGACCCGGTGCCGCTCGACCACCCCGGCGACGGCGACCACCTGCGGGCCCGGCTGGCCGGCGTCCTGAACGCCACCGGCAACAACCCCGCCGACGTGCTCAAGCTGTACGACCACGAGCTCTCCCGCGCGGTGATCTCCGCCGACAGCCCCCGCTACCTCTCGTTCATCCCCTGCGCCCCCACCAAGGCCGCGCTGCTCTTCGACATGGTGGTCTCCTGCGCCTCCCTCCAGGGCATCTCCTGGCTGGAGGCGGCCGGCGCGATCGCCGCCGAGAACCAGGTGCTGCGCCTGATCGCGGACCGGGCCGGCCTGCCGGAGACGGCCGGCGGCACCTTCGTCTCCGGCGGCTCGGCCGGCAACCTCTCCGCGCTGGTCGTCGCCCGCGACACCGCCCGCCGCAAGCTCGGCGTGGGCCGCGAGGCCACCCTGCGGATCGCCGTCGCGGACCAGGTGCACTCCTCCGTCAAGAACACCTTCAACATCATCGGCGTCGAGGCGTTCGTCGTCCCGACCGTGGACCGCCGCTTCACCGGCGAGGCGCTGCGCGCCGCCCTCGCCGCGGACCCGCACCCGGAGACCGTGATCGCCGTCGTCGGCACCGCCGGCACCACCAACGAGGGCATCGTCGACGACCTCCAGGGCCTCTCCGAGGTCACCCGCGAGCGCGGACTCTGGTTCCACGTCGACGGCGCGTACGGCGGGGCCGGGCTGTTCGCCCCCTCCGTCCGCGAGCGCTACAACGGCATCGAGCACGCCGACTCCTTCGTGGTGGACCCGCACAAGTGGCTGTTCGCCCCGTTCGACTGCGCCGCGCTGATCTACCGCAACCCGCAGCTGGCCCGCGCCGTGCACACCCAGGACGCCTCCTACCTGGACGTCCTGCACACCGAGGGCGACGAGTGGAACCCCACCGACTACGCCTACCACCTCACCCGGCGCGCCCGCGGCCTGCCGCTCTGGTTCTCGCTCGCCGTGCACGGCACCGACGCCTACACCGACGCGATCGAGGAGGGCCTGCGCCTGGCCCGGGAGAGCGCCCGGGTGATCCGCGGCACCGAGCACCTGGAGCTGCTGCACGACCCGCAGCTGTCCGCCGTCTGCTTCCGGCGCAAGGGCTGGACCCACGACGACTACTACCGCTGGTCGCAGCAGCTGCTCGCGGACCAGATCGGCTTCGTCACCCCCACCGGCTGGGACGGCGAGACGGTGGCCCGGTTCGCCTTCCTGCACCCGGGCACCACGATGGAGATGGTCCAGGAGATCCTCGACACCATGGCGTGA
- a CDS encoding Lrp/AsnC family transcriptional regulator, protein MSTSRPPEPGGASLDETDRLVLAQLGRDGRASYAEIGLLVNLSATAVRRRIDRLRARGVVRGFTVVLDPALLGWQTEAFVEVYCRERTAPEEILASLRQFPEVVAAWTVTGDPDALVHLRASDTGHLEAVIERIRKEPGVQRSRSSVVLSRLIG, encoded by the coding sequence ATGAGCACGAGCCGACCGCCGGAGCCGGGCGGAGCCTCCCTGGACGAGACCGACCGGCTCGTGCTCGCCCAGCTGGGCCGCGACGGCCGCGCCTCGTACGCCGAGATCGGCCTGCTGGTGAACCTCTCCGCGACCGCCGTGCGCCGCCGGATCGACCGGTTGCGGGCCCGCGGAGTCGTCCGCGGCTTCACCGTCGTGCTGGACCCGGCGCTGCTCGGCTGGCAGACCGAGGCGTTCGTCGAGGTGTACTGCCGGGAGCGGACCGCCCCCGAGGAGATCCTCGCCAGCCTGCGCCAGTTCCCCGAGGTGGTCGCCGCCTGGACGGTCACCGGCGACCCCGACGCGCTGGTCCACCTGCGGGCCTCCGACACCGGGCACCTGGAGGCCGTGATCGAGCGGATCCGCAAGGAGCCGGGCGTCCAGCGCAGCCGCAGCTCGGTGGTCCTCTCCCGCCTGATCGGCTGA
- a CDS encoding NADP-dependent oxidoreductase yields the protein MKAIAIRQYGGPEVVEWTDLPDPKVGPDSVLVEVRAAGVNPVDWKVREGRLDGTFDVRFPLIPGWDVAGVVRAVGGAVTEFAPGDEVIGYVRKDAVEHGTYAELVAAPVRTLARKPAALDWAQAGGLPLAGLTAHRSLVKALRIKAGETVLVHAAAGGVGHLAVQIARALGARVIGTAGPRNHAYLRELGAEPVAYGDGLAERVRELAPRGVDAALDLVGGDAVAVSAGLVADPARIASVADYGVVARGGHYVWGRPDTADLTALAELADEGRLTVTVACTLPLAQAASAQALSAEGRTRGKIVLLVD from the coding sequence ATGAAGGCAATCGCGATCAGGCAGTACGGCGGCCCGGAGGTCGTCGAGTGGACCGACCTCCCCGACCCCAAGGTCGGCCCGGACTCGGTGCTCGTCGAGGTGCGGGCCGCCGGGGTCAACCCGGTCGACTGGAAGGTCCGCGAAGGACGCCTCGACGGCACCTTCGACGTGCGCTTCCCGCTGATCCCGGGCTGGGACGTGGCGGGCGTGGTCCGGGCCGTCGGCGGGGCGGTCACCGAGTTCGCGCCCGGCGACGAGGTGATCGGCTACGTCCGCAAGGACGCAGTCGAGCACGGTACCTACGCCGAACTGGTCGCCGCGCCCGTGCGCACCCTGGCCCGCAAGCCCGCCGCGCTCGACTGGGCACAGGCCGGAGGCCTCCCGCTGGCCGGGCTCACCGCCCACCGGAGCCTGGTCAAGGCCCTGCGGATCAAGGCCGGCGAGACCGTGCTGGTGCACGCGGCCGCAGGCGGCGTCGGCCACCTCGCCGTCCAGATCGCCAGGGCGCTCGGCGCCCGGGTGATCGGCACCGCCGGCCCGCGCAACCACGCCTACCTGCGGGAGCTCGGCGCCGAGCCGGTCGCGTACGGCGACGGACTGGCCGAGCGGGTCCGGGAGCTGGCCCCCCGGGGGGTCGACGCCGCCCTGGACCTGGTCGGCGGCGACGCCGTCGCGGTCTCCGCCGGACTGGTCGCCGACCCCGCCCGGATCGCCTCCGTCGCCGACTACGGCGTGGTCGCCCGCGGCGGCCACTACGTCTGGGGCCGCCCGGACACCGCGGACCTCACCGCGCTCGCCGAACTCGCCGACGAGGGCCGGCTCACCGTCACCGTCGCCTGCACCCTGCCGCTCGCCCAGGCCGCCTCCGCCCAGGCGCTGAGCGCGGAGGGCCGGACCAGGGGCAAGATCGTGCTCCTGGTGGACTGA
- the nadA gene encoding quinolinate synthase NadA, translated as MTTTTETYGVDPTPTPLALLLLGREADPNSERGVECPGDLPAASDPDLVERARAAKAALGDRVFILGHHYQRDEVIEFADVTGDSFKLARDAAARPEAEYIVFCGVHFMAESADILTGPAQQVILPDLAAGCSMADMATAEQVAECWDVLTDAGIADVTVPVSYMNSSADIKAFTGKHGGTICTSSNAERALEWAFEQGQKVLFLPDQHLGRNTAVREMGLSLDDCVLYNPHKPNGGLTEQQLRDAKMILWRGHCSVHGRFSLDSVNDVRARIPGVTVLVHPECKHEVVSAADMVGSTEYIIKALDAAEPGSKWAIGTELNLVRRLAKAHPDKEVVFLDRAVCFCSTMNRIDLPHLVWALESLVEGRVPNVITVDPETEKYAKAALDRMLALP; from the coding sequence GTGACCACCACCACTGAGACCTACGGCGTCGACCCCACCCCGACGCCGCTCGCGCTGCTGCTGCTCGGCCGCGAGGCCGACCCCAACAGCGAGCGCGGCGTCGAGTGCCCCGGGGACCTGCCCGCCGCCTCCGACCCCGATCTCGTCGAGCGGGCCCGCGCGGCCAAGGCCGCCCTCGGAGACCGCGTCTTCATCCTCGGCCACCACTACCAGCGCGACGAGGTCATCGAGTTCGCCGACGTCACGGGCGACTCGTTCAAGCTCGCCCGGGACGCCGCCGCCCGGCCGGAGGCCGAGTACATCGTGTTCTGCGGCGTGCACTTCATGGCGGAGTCCGCGGACATCCTGACCGGCCCGGCGCAGCAGGTCATCCTCCCCGACCTCGCGGCCGGCTGTTCGATGGCCGACATGGCCACCGCCGAGCAGGTCGCCGAGTGCTGGGACGTGCTCACCGACGCCGGCATAGCCGATGTCACCGTGCCGGTCTCGTACATGAACTCCTCGGCCGACATCAAGGCCTTCACCGGCAAGCACGGCGGCACCATCTGCACCTCCTCCAACGCCGAGCGCGCGCTGGAGTGGGCCTTCGAGCAGGGCCAGAAGGTGCTCTTCCTGCCGGACCAGCACCTGGGCCGCAACACCGCCGTCCGCGAGATGGGCCTGTCGCTGGACGACTGCGTGCTCTACAACCCGCACAAGCCGAACGGCGGGCTGACCGAGCAGCAACTGCGCGACGCCAAGATGATCCTGTGGCGCGGGCACTGCTCGGTGCACGGCCGGTTCTCGCTGGACTCGGTGAACGACGTCCGCGCCCGCATCCCCGGCGTGACGGTGCTGGTGCACCCCGAGTGCAAGCACGAGGTGGTCTCCGCGGCCGACATGGTGGGCTCGACCGAGTACATCATCAAGGCGCTGGACGCCGCCGAGCCCGGCTCCAAGTGGGCCATCGGCACCGAGCTGAACCTCGTCCGCCGGCTCGCCAAGGCGCACCCGGACAAGGAGGTCGTCTTCCTGGACCGGGCGGTCTGCTTCTGCTCGACCATGAACCGGATCGACCTGCCGCACCTGGTCTGGGCGCTGGAGTCGCTGGTCGAGGGCCGGGTGCCGAACGTGATCACGGTCGACCCCGAGACCGAGAAGTACGCCAAGGCCGCGCTCGACCGGATGCTCGCCCTGCCGTAG
- the pspAA gene encoding PspA-associated protein PspAA, with the protein MIMRVMGEGQFQVADDHLNRLNELDDDLLRALESGDEEHFRSALDSLLAAVKEFGSPLPDDSLEPSDLILPDAEATIEEVRQLLRAEGDGLIPGIPEYG; encoded by the coding sequence ATGATCATGAGGGTCATGGGGGAAGGGCAGTTCCAGGTGGCCGACGACCACCTGAACCGGCTCAACGAGCTGGACGACGATCTGCTGCGTGCGCTGGAGTCGGGGGACGAGGAGCACTTCAGGTCCGCGCTGGACAGCCTGCTGGCGGCGGTGAAGGAGTTCGGCAGTCCGCTGCCGGACGACTCGCTGGAGCCGTCCGACCTGATCCTCCCCGACGCCGAGGCGACCATCGAGGAGGTCCGGCAGCTGCTGCGGGCCGAGGGCGACGGGCTGATCCCGGGAATCCCCGAGTACGGCTAG
- a CDS encoding PspA/IM30 family protein, giving the protein MSDGIMKRMGLIFKSKANKALDRAEDPRETLDYSYQKQLELLQKVRRGVADVATSRKRLELQLTQLQQQSAKYEDQGRKALSLGREDLAREALTRKANMQSQITDLETQYQQLQAEEEKLTLASQRLQAKVDAFRTKKETIKATYTAAQAQTRIAESFSGISEEMGDVGLAIQRAEDKTAQMQARAGAIDELLASGALDDASGLGRKDDIEAELERVAGGSDVELELARMKAELTGGPAAAQPAIEQGKPGTQDKQDTPGTINYNK; this is encoded by the coding sequence ATGAGCGACGGAATCATGAAGCGTATGGGGCTGATCTTCAAGTCCAAGGCCAACAAGGCCCTGGACCGTGCAGAAGATCCGCGTGAAACGCTCGACTACTCGTACCAGAAGCAGCTCGAACTGCTGCAGAAGGTGCGCAGGGGCGTGGCCGACGTGGCCACCTCGCGCAAGCGCCTGGAGCTTCAGCTGACCCAGCTGCAGCAGCAGTCCGCGAAGTACGAGGACCAGGGGCGCAAGGCGCTCTCGCTCGGCCGGGAGGACCTCGCGCGCGAGGCCCTGACCCGCAAGGCCAACATGCAGTCGCAGATCACCGACCTGGAGACGCAGTACCAGCAGCTCCAGGCCGAGGAGGAGAAGCTCACGCTCGCCTCCCAGCGGCTGCAGGCCAAGGTGGACGCCTTCCGGACGAAGAAGGAGACCATCAAGGCCACCTACACCGCCGCCCAGGCGCAGACCCGGATCGCGGAGTCCTTCTCCGGGATCTCGGAGGAGATGGGCGACGTGGGCCTGGCGATCCAGCGGGCCGAGGACAAGACGGCCCAGATGCAGGCCCGGGCCGGTGCGATCGACGAGCTGCTGGCCTCCGGCGCGCTCGACGACGCCAGCGGTCTCGGCCGCAAGGACGACATCGAGGCCGAGCTGGAGCGGGTGGCCGGCGGCTCCGACGTCGAGCTGGAGCTGGCCCGGATGAAGGCCGAGCTCACCGGCGGCCCCGCGGCCGCGCAGCCGGCCATCGAGCAGGGCAAGCCCGGTACGCAGGACAAGCAGGACACACCGGGGACGATCAACTACAACAAGTGA
- a CDS encoding DUF3043 domain-containing protein produces the protein MFRRRSDDATASAAVLEKQSDTSQARDPQAKKGRPTPRRSDAEANRRTRVTVPKDRKEAARQSRERMRSEREKQRTALLEGDERYLPARDKGPVRKFVRDYVDARWSLAEFFLPAAVVILILSVVRVPALQLLSTLLFLAFFVLVILDFARLGLGLRKQLGERFAGQNTRGAVAYGLMRILQMRRLRLPKPQVKRGARP, from the coding sequence GTGTTCCGACGCCGTTCAGACGATGCCACTGCCTCCGCCGCCGTGCTGGAGAAGCAGAGCGATACGAGCCAGGCCCGCGACCCGCAGGCGAAGAAGGGCCGGCCCACGCCCAGGCGCAGTGACGCCGAGGCCAACCGGCGCACCCGGGTGACCGTCCCCAAGGACCGCAAGGAGGCCGCCCGGCAGTCCCGCGAGCGGATGCGCTCCGAGCGGGAGAAGCAGCGCACCGCGCTGCTGGAGGGTGACGAGCGCTACCTGCCCGCCCGTGACAAGGGCCCGGTGCGCAAGTTCGTCCGCGACTACGTGGACGCCCGCTGGTCGCTCGCCGAGTTCTTCCTGCCCGCCGCCGTGGTCATCCTGATCCTCAGCGTGGTGCGGGTGCCGGCCCTGCAGCTCCTCTCCACCCTGCTCTTCCTCGCCTTCTTCGTCCTGGTGATCCTGGACTTCGCCCGCCTGGGCCTCGGCCTGCGCAAGCAGCTCGGCGAGCGCTTCGCCGGGCAGAACACCCGGGGCGCCGTCGCGTACGGCCTGATGCGCATCCTGCAGATGCGCCGACTGCGGCTGCCCAAGCCGCAGGTCAAGCGCGGGGCCAGGCCCTGA
- a CDS encoding class I SAM-dependent methyltransferase: MVARQLAEQLAGRTGQRVLDVGCGQGVQALRLARAGHFVTGIDSDQYALGLAQAALAEEPDEVRGRVQLLSGDGHQCGRWFGARSFDVVLCHGVLMYLPDPDPMIASLARLLAPGGVLSLLARNRDALAMRPGAAGDWRAALHAFESDRYYNRLGLTARADRLADLAVTLAEVSVPLKHWYGVRVFTDNTADDSAPPVDGRRLAQLLDAEERAGKTDPYRQIAGLLHVVGAK; the protein is encoded by the coding sequence ATGGTGGCCAGGCAGCTGGCCGAACAGCTCGCCGGACGTACCGGCCAGCGCGTCCTGGACGTCGGCTGCGGCCAGGGCGTCCAGGCGCTGCGGCTCGCCAGGGCCGGCCACTTCGTCACCGGCATCGACTCGGACCAGTACGCCCTCGGGCTCGCCCAGGCCGCGCTGGCCGAGGAGCCCGACGAGGTCCGCGGCCGGGTCCAGCTGCTCAGCGGGGACGGCCACCAGTGCGGCCGCTGGTTCGGCGCCCGCAGCTTCGACGTGGTGCTCTGCCACGGCGTCCTGATGTACCTGCCCGACCCGGACCCGATGATCGCCTCGCTGGCCCGGCTGCTCGCCCCCGGCGGGGTGCTCTCGCTGCTGGCCCGCAACCGCGACGCGCTGGCCATGCGCCCCGGCGCTGCCGGCGACTGGCGCGCGGCGCTGCACGCCTTCGAGAGCGACCGCTACTACAACCGGCTCGGGCTCACCGCCCGCGCCGACCGGCTCGCCGACCTGGCCGTCACCCTCGCCGAGGTCTCGGTGCCGCTGAAGCACTGGTACGGCGTGCGGGTCTTCACCGACAACACCGCCGACGACTCCGCGCCCCCGGTGGACGGCCGGCGCCTCGCCCAGCTGCTGGACGCCGAGGAGCGGGCCGGCAAGACCGACCCGTACCGGCAGATAGCCGGGCTGCTGCACGTGGTGGGCGCGAAGTAG
- a CDS encoding nicotinate-nucleotide--dimethylbenzimidazole phosphoribosyltransferase, translating to MDTTVDLDTFSSLVERPDESARRAADERWRALDRPRGGLGQLEELGSWLASVQGHSPVRPLSAPKVLLFAGDHGVASLGVSELSADGGTAGRVRAVLDGTAPVAVLARRFGARVRVVDVAVDADQDDFPEEVTRYRVRRGSGRIDVEDALSAEEAARAFRAGMAVADEEADAGTDLVVLGDLGVGSTTVAAVLVGALCGTDAAAVTGRGSGIDDRVWMVKCATVRDSLRRARPVLGDQLALLAATGGADFAAITGFLLQAAVRRLPVVLDGVVSASCALVAQRIAFRAPEWWRAGQSTGEPAQAKAYDRLTLIPLQEQKITMGEGVGALMSLPLLQAAADTLAEETAVLPGLPEAPALPRVQPKLPSAADLLGRV from the coding sequence ATGGACACGACCGTGGATCTGGATACGTTCTCCTCGCTCGTCGAGCGCCCCGACGAGAGCGCCCGCCGGGCCGCCGACGAGCGCTGGCGGGCGCTCGACCGGCCGCGCGGCGGCCTCGGCCAGTTGGAGGAGCTGGGCAGCTGGCTCGCCTCCGTGCAGGGGCACTCCCCCGTGCGGCCGCTGTCGGCGCCCAAGGTGCTGCTGTTCGCCGGCGACCACGGGGTCGCCTCGCTGGGCGTCTCCGAGCTGTCCGCCGACGGCGGGACGGCCGGGCGGGTGCGCGCCGTCCTCGACGGCACGGCGCCGGTCGCGGTGCTCGCGCGGCGCTTCGGCGCCCGGGTACGCGTGGTCGACGTGGCGGTGGACGCCGATCAGGACGACTTCCCCGAAGAGGTGACCCGCTACCGGGTGCGCCGCGGCTCCGGCCGGATCGACGTCGAGGACGCGCTCAGCGCGGAGGAGGCCGCCCGGGCCTTCCGCGCCGGCATGGCGGTCGCCGACGAGGAGGCCGACGCCGGGACGGACCTGGTGGTGCTCGGCGACCTCGGGGTCGGCTCGACCACCGTCGCCGCCGTCCTGGTCGGCGCCCTCTGCGGGACGGACGCGGCGGCGGTCACCGGGCGCGGCTCCGGCATCGACGACCGGGTCTGGATGGTCAAGTGCGCCACCGTCCGCGACTCGCTGCGGCGGGCCCGGCCGGTGCTCGGCGACCAGCTGGCCCTGCTGGCGGCCACCGGTGGCGCGGACTTCGCCGCCATCACCGGCTTCCTGCTGCAGGCCGCGGTGCGCCGACTGCCGGTGGTGCTGGACGGCGTGGTCTCCGCCTCCTGCGCGCTGGTCGCGCAGCGGATCGCGTTCCGGGCCCCCGAGTGGTGGCGGGCCGGTCAGTCGACCGGCGAGCCCGCCCAGGCGAAGGCCTACGACCGGCTGACGCTGATCCCGCTGCAGGAGCAGAAGATCACCATGGGCGAGGGCGTCGGCGCGCTGATGTCGCTGCCGCTGCTGCAGGCGGCGGCGGACACGCTGGCCGAGGAGACGGCCGTGCTCCCCGGCCTGCCCGAGGCGCCGGCGCTGCCGCGGGTGCAGCCCAAGCTGCCCTCGGCGGCGGATCTGCTCGGCCGGGTCTGA
- a CDS encoding adenosylcobinamide-GDP ribazoletransferase has protein sequence MSVLRVRVERWDRPTAGRAMLCAPVVGIVLGALAAAPSTLVAWRAGGPLGAVTAVAALAALTRGLHLDGLADVADGLGSGKPAEDALRIMKQSDIGPFGVLTLLLTLLAQIAALAGQFEHSAVRGALSVLACAVTARCALAWGCLRSVPAARPGGLGAMVASTVAPAAALAVSAAAAVLLALAGLTDGWSALRLPLALVAGLLGARLLLRRCVRRFDGITGDVLGATAETAATCCLLTLALTG, from the coding sequence TTGTCCGTCCTCCGGGTGCGGGTCGAACGCTGGGACCGGCCGACCGCGGGGCGCGCGATGCTCTGCGCGCCGGTGGTCGGGATCGTGCTCGGGGCGCTCGCCGCCGCCCCCAGCACCCTGGTGGCCTGGCGGGCGGGCGGACCGCTCGGCGCGGTCACGGCGGTCGCGGCGCTCGCCGCCCTCACCCGGGGCCTGCACCTGGACGGCCTCGCCGACGTCGCCGACGGCCTCGGCAGCGGCAAGCCCGCCGAGGACGCCCTACGGATCATGAAGCAGTCCGACATCGGCCCCTTCGGCGTGCTCACCCTGCTGCTCACCCTGCTCGCCCAGATCGCCGCGCTGGCAGGCCAGTTCGAGCACTCCGCGGTACGCGGCGCGCTCTCCGTGCTCGCCTGCGCGGTCACCGCGCGCTGCGCACTCGCCTGGGGCTGCCTGCGCTCGGTGCCGGCCGCCCGGCCGGGCGGCCTCGGCGCGATGGTCGCGAGCACCGTGGCGCCCGCCGCGGCGCTCGCCGTCTCCGCCGCCGCCGCCGTGCTGCTCGCCCTGGCCGGCCTCACCGACGGCTGGTCCGCCCTGCGGCTCCCGCTCGCCCTCGTCGCCGGACTGCTCGGCGCCCGGCTCCTGCTGCGCCGCTGCGTGCGCCGCTTCGACGGCATCACCGGCGACGTCCTGGGCGCGACGGCGGAGACCGCCGCCACCTGCTGCCTGCTCACGCTGGCCCTGACGGGCTGA
- a CDS encoding leucyl aminopeptidase, with translation MTALSVSTSSAASLRADALVVGVAKGAKGIVVAPGAEAVIEAFDGKLAEVLTTLGATGGEGEAVKVPSPAGLKAPLVLAVGLGDAEQGFSEEALRRAAGVAARTLAGTKKVALALPAESAEEAGAIALGALLGSYSYGTYKSNGAGKEPVGELVVLTTRKGSKDAKAAVERATAVGEEMNRARDLINMAPNDLNPKAFATIAQAAGKEHGLKVEVLDEKALAKGGFGGILGVGVGSTNPPRLVKVAYTHPKAKATLAFVGKGITYDSGGISLKPAGHNETMKCDMSGAAAVFAAVVAAKRLGLAVNITGWLALAENMPSGSATRPGDVLRMYGGKTVEVLNTDAEGRLVLADAIVRAGEENPDVIVDVATLTGAMVLALGTRIFGVMSNSDELRETLHATAQEAGEQSWPMPLPVELRKGMTESTIADLANMGERMGGGLVAGLFLKEFVAEGIDWAHLDIAGPAFHEGAPYGYTPKGGTASAVRTLLRFAERTAAGDKA, from the coding sequence GTGACTGCATTGTCTGTGAGCACCTCCTCCGCCGCATCGCTGCGCGCGGACGCCCTGGTGGTCGGTGTGGCGAAGGGCGCGAAGGGCATCGTGGTGGCACCCGGTGCCGAGGCCGTGATCGAGGCGTTCGACGGCAAGCTGGCCGAGGTCCTCACCACCCTGGGCGCCACCGGTGGCGAGGGCGAGGCCGTGAAGGTCCCCTCCCCCGCCGGCCTGAAGGCCCCCCTCGTGCTCGCGGTCGGTCTCGGCGACGCCGAGCAGGGCTTCTCCGAGGAGGCCCTGCGGCGCGCGGCCGGTGTCGCGGCCCGGACCCTCGCCGGCACCAAGAAGGTCGCGCTGGCGCTGCCGGCCGAGTCGGCCGAGGAGGCCGGCGCGATCGCGCTGGGCGCGCTGCTCGGCTCGTACTCGTACGGCACCTACAAGAGCAACGGCGCCGGCAAGGAGCCGGTCGGCGAGCTGGTCGTGCTGACCACCCGCAAGGGCAGCAAGGACGCCAAGGCCGCGGTCGAGCGCGCCACCGCGGTCGGCGAGGAGATGAACCGCGCCCGCGACCTGATCAACATGGCGCCGAACGACCTCAACCCGAAGGCCTTCGCGACCATCGCCCAGGCCGCCGGCAAGGAGCACGGCCTCAAGGTCGAGGTGCTGGACGAGAAGGCGCTCGCCAAGGGCGGCTTCGGCGGCATCCTGGGCGTGGGCGTCGGCTCGACGAACCCGCCGCGGCTGGTGAAGGTGGCCTACACCCACCCGAAGGCCAAGGCGACGCTCGCCTTCGTCGGCAAGGGCATCACCTACGACTCGGGCGGCATCTCGCTGAAGCCGGCCGGTCACAACGAGACCATGAAGTGCGACATGTCGGGCGCGGCGGCGGTCTTCGCGGCCGTGGTCGCGGCCAAGCGCCTGGGCCTGGCCGTCAACATCACCGGCTGGCTGGCGCTGGCGGAGAACATGCCGTCCGGCTCGGCCACCCGCCCCGGCGACGTGCTGCGGATGTACGGCGGCAAGACCGTCGAGGTGCTGAACACCGACGCCGAGGGCCGGCTGGTGCTGGCGGACGCGATCGTGCGGGCCGGCGAGGAGAACCCGGACGTGATCGTCGACGTGGCGACGCTGACCGGCGCGATGGTGCTGGCCCTGGGCACCCGCATCTTCGGCGTGATGTCCAACAGCGACGAGCTGCGCGAGACCCTGCACGCCACGGCGCAGGAGGCCGGCGAGCAGTCCTGGCCGATGCCGCTGCCGGTCGAGCTGCGCAAGGGCATGACCGAGTCGACCATCGCCGACCTGGCGAACATGGGCGAGCGGATGGGCGGCGGCCTGGTGGCCGGCCTCTTCCTGAAGGAGTTCGTCGCCGAGGGCATCGACTGGGCGCACCTGGACATCGCGGGCCCGGCCTTCCACGAGGGCGCGCCGTACGGCTACACCCCCAAGGGCGGCACGGCGAGCGCGGTGCGCACGCTGCTGCGCTTCGCCGAGCGGACGGCCGCGGGCGACAAGGCCTGA